GTCCACATCCAACACAATTCTATCCCAGTTCTCCTCTTCCATGCATCGTGGTGACCTAGCAGGAGGAGACCAGAGAGTCCCCACCCTAGGGACTGCAAGGCTCCCCAGCCCGGGAGCCTTCCCACTGAGCCGGAGCTCTCTAAAGCTCATCTAGAGAAGATGGGGTCACTAGCCAGGAGAAGGTGGGGGGGCTGGTGAACAAGGGACGATCTGTCTGACAGTCCATTTGTCCTTTCTGAAGCAGGTCCGATGACGATGAAGTTGCAAGCCCAGTCGCTGAACAAGCCAGCTGCCCATGTCGTCGGTAAGAGGAATTTACAGCTGGGATTGGGGAGGGTTTGAGGAACTGGGccctgcaggggcggggggggagcttGTGGTTGCAAGTTTCTATGTCTGAGGCAGGCAACAGACAAACAAAGACTTCCACAAAGACACACTCATACACAAGCACACATTTCCACAGACACCGGTGCACATCTGCTCATAAACATAGAGGGGAAGGGCCCTGTCTTTCGGAGTGATGGAGGCCAAAGATTTGGGTTACGTGGAAGTTGTAGGCCGAAGTCCGGGAGATGCCAGACAGCAGGGGGTTCAATCCCTCTAGGTTTTGGCCTAGTGTTGTCAAGGATTAGGCATGCCATCACGGGACTCTGTTGTAGGCCAAAGCCTGGGTAGACTGACTGCAGGGGAGAGACTAGGGTTAGGACCAAGAGTTATCAAGGGCTGGTGGCCCCATTTTGGGGGACGACGTGGGCCGAAGCCTGAGTAGATTGACCATAGGGGACAATCCAAGTAGGGTTTGACCACTCATAGATGGATCCTAGGGAATAATCCTGCTGGGTTTTGACCACCTGTGCCTTCTTCTGTCCCTCCCAGCATCCACTGACTCCAAAGAACTGATCTGGACTGACGAAGTGGCTCACACCATGATGCAGAACGGGATGGCACTGGTAAACAACAAGTTGGTGGTCCCGTCCGACGGCCTCTACTTCATCTACTCCCAGGTGGTCTTCAAGGGAGACAAATGTCCGGAGGAGTCCATTTATCTCCAGCATACCATCTTTCGCTACTCCGTAGAGTACCCAGAAAACGTTGCCTTGCTGAGGGCCATCAAGTCGTTCTGCGAGGGGTCCAAGGCAGCCAAGGACGAGAAGGGGGTACAGTTCGAGTCCATCTACCAAGGAGCTGTCTTCCAGTTGATGAAAGGCGACGAGATCTCCTCTGAAATCCACTCAGCCCAATATTTAGATCTGAACAGCAACGGGCAGGTGTATTTTGGGGTGATCGCATTGGAATTAGGAGTTCCCCAATAATGATCCACCGTCTTCCATCCTTGGCCAACTCATCCTCCATCCTTGGTCAACCCACCATCTTCCATCCTTGGTCAACCCTTCAACCCTCCTACCCAACTGGCCTCCAAAGCCAAGACTACCACCCCGCATCCCACCACACCAAACTGACTATCAGAGATGCTCGGAAGACCTCTATGGACGTCCTTTATGCCTCTCTGCCAATATGCCCCATGGGGCCACAGATGTGCCCACCTCTAGGGACCAGAGGGGACCACAATCTCTCTAGACTTGACTTGTCTGCAGTGGTCAGGATGGGGCATTGGGTTGCATCTAGGTAGGACCAAACAAGAACCTGCCCAGAGAATGATATACCTGGTCAGAGCCGCTGATCTACAAAAATGTTGTGTTAACTAATATTGTGTTATTTTTATGGTTATTATTGGTAATTATTGTGgctaataatttatttatttatgtatttatatttattgGGGTTAACAAAGCTGTGTTGGTGCATGGAGagatttttttgtgtgttgtACACACCTACGGCAAGTGTAGGCGATTGTGCGTGTGCCCACACATTCCAAAATTCTATATACGCATCagaaggggtcctgggggtgtCTACACATAGACCCACAAAACGGCAGGCaatgtttgtgtgtttgtatCACACAGCTGCAGATAATAGACAgttttgtgtacacacacacacacacaagtgttgCCTGTGGGTCTTTGACACAAACCCACACCAATTTTTGGCAATTCTAGCCATTTGTGTGTTTACAAAACACCCAGATTTtaggagaatgtgtgtgtgtgtgtgtg
The window above is part of the Natator depressus isolate rNatDep1 chromosome 14, rNatDep2.hap1, whole genome shotgun sequence genome. Proteins encoded here:
- the TNF gene encoding tumor necrosis factor produces the protein MSTESLVCDVEKGGVIVVRESRPGDGRWKCLSVCSFLLLMGATAVFALLHFRNGGPLVSQDPKEPRSSGHTQQLTGPMTMKLQAQSLNKPAAHVVASTDSKELIWTDEVAHTMMQNGMALVNNKLVVPSDGLYFIYSQVVFKGDKCPEESIYLQHTIFRYSVEYPENVALLRAIKSFCEGSKAAKDEKGVQFESIYQGAVFQLMKGDEISSEIHSAQYLDLNSNGQVYFGVIALELGVPQ